The following proteins come from a genomic window of Candidatus Dadabacteria bacterium:
- the panC gene encoding pantoate--beta-alanine ligase, which yields MDSAGVLSVLNCPSDMKSISDACRKAGKKLGFVPTMGALHTGHITLVEESVRRADVTVASVFVNPTQFGPGEDFDRYERDYEGDVEKLARCGVNYLFYPDISDIYPDGFQTTVSVGNLGDCLCGPFRPGHFDGVATVVLKLFNIVRPDFAVFGRKDYQQLKIVQKMVRDFDMDIEIVEMPIVREPDGLAMSSRNAYLSAEQRIRAASVSKALREIGKKFKSGCDDCKILLAEADRVLRMAQINDIDYIEIRDPETLELRHRAVEGDLVALAVRLDDTRLIDNIVL from the coding sequence ATGGATAGTGCGGGGGTGCTTTCTGTGCTCAACTGCCCTTCCGACATGAAGAGTATTTCCGATGCTTGCAGGAAAGCGGGCAAGAAACTCGGCTTTGTTCCCACTATGGGGGCCCTGCACACAGGGCATATTACACTCGTGGAGGAATCGGTTAGAAGGGCGGACGTTACAGTCGCAAGTGTTTTTGTTAACCCCACGCAGTTCGGACCCGGTGAGGACTTTGATCGTTACGAAAGGGACTACGAAGGCGACGTGGAAAAACTCGCGCGTTGCGGCGTTAACTATCTGTTTTATCCGGATATAAGCGATATTTATCCTGACGGCTTTCAGACCACGGTTTCTGTGGGAAACCTTGGGGACTGCCTCTGCGGTCCTTTCAGGCCGGGGCATTTTGACGGGGTAGCGACGGTTGTGCTTAAGCTGTTTAACATTGTCCGTCCGGATTTTGCGGTGTTTGGAAGAAAGGACTACCAGCAGCTTAAGATTGTTCAGAAGATGGTACGGGATTTTGATATGGACATCGAGATAGTGGAAATGCCTATAGTACGGGAACCTGACGGACTTGCCATGAGTTCAAGAAACGCTTACCTCAGCGCGGAGCAGAGAATCAGGGCGGCTTCGGTGAGCAAAGCCCTGCGAGAGATCGGAAAGAAGTTCAAAAGCGGTTGCGATGACTGCAAAATTCTGCTTGCCGAGGCAGATAGGGTATTGCGTATGGCTCAAATTAATGATATTGATTATATTGAGATAAGAGACCCTGAAACCCTAGAGCTCCGGCACAGAGCCGTGGAGGGTGACTTGGTGGCGTTGGCTGTGAGGCTGGACGATACCAGGCTTATCGATAATATTGTGCTTTAA